CAACCATTGTATCTCCAGTCTAACTTTGAACACCTCCAGTGTTGTTTCTCAAAGCCCAGTACACAGAACGTCTGCATCACTCTCTCTCCTGGAATCGACTGCCACATCCACTCAACGTAGGGATAACAATAATAATCACCTCATAGaattgttgtaaagattaaatgagataaaaatgcaCTCTTGGAACACAGTAACTGCTCAGTAGATGCTAGTGTTTAATATTAACACTCAGTTTATATGAGGATCATTATTAGAATAACTGGATATGTTTGTTAAATTACTATTAATTTCTGGGCTCAACCCCAGACCACTGAAGCTGGAAGACCATACTTCAGGTACTAGCAGTCAGGCTGATTCTTTCTGCACAAACTTGAGGGTCACTGTCCAGAGATTAGGCTTACTTCTTTGCTCCTCACAGTTCCAATATAGGGATCTGTACACAGTGAATGCTTATTGACAGGCTGGCTTATGTTCAATATTGCCAGACTGATATGATGTAAATTGTTAAAGAAATTGGAATTTATCATAGGTATGTGCAGTATAAGGGAATAGATTTTTACATTTTGACTCGAGCAAAATATAAAGGGAGGATTATTTTGTTAATAGTATCAAAAGTAGCTCCAGCTTCAATCACTTAAACTCTTCCTTCATAAATGTGACAGTCTTTGAATTCTATCATATTCCACATAACCTGTTCTTTCCCTTAATGTAATTCAGTTAATTTAGGTTTTCTATTAACTTTAGAGGATCCAGAAATCATAGAAAAGTACTCATGTAGAGGACAAATGACCATATTTTCTGGGCTTGCATTATGAATATTAGACCCAAAACTAGGCTTCTATAACCACTTTCTTTCTTACATCTGTGTTCATTTAAGGAAGGTTCCAGCAATTTGTCTAAAAGGAGAACTGAAAGTGCAAATGTCTTCAACTGTTTAATTCAAACAGAAATTTAAGTCAAATCACACTAGTTATTTGAACCTTTTTTCTATAAAACAGTTACACAACTTGTTACACTGAACAGAAAaatttaataaggaaaataaatcttttcctgaaatgtttGCATTGAAAAGACAGGAGAGTCAACCTTtgacaacaaagaaaaatgagaatttatttCCACCTTGACTTCTGCTTCATGTCATTAATTAAACATCAAGATTAAAAGATAAAACCTAGGTATTTTATCAGTGCAAGATAATGCTTGCTGCTGCTATTctttggtgaaaaaaaaagtcttaaatgctctattgtgaaagataaattaataCCATTTAGGTATATGTTTTTCAATTACTCTTGGCTATCTGAATAAATCCAAATTCTACAAATTTAGTCGAAGAGCTTCAGGCAAGCATTTACAACAAGTTTATTTCAAAAACCAAATATAAGGATGTTTGGATTAGACATAAAGAACTTGACCCCCAGGCCATCAGATGGACTTGTTATTTTCTAGCCAACAGTCTGCTACTTTATAAATACCAAATGCCCCTGACTTTCTGATGCCACAGTTAACCTTTAGAATGACTCTGAAGTACAGTGAGCCTTCTTTACTCTCactctctagacaggaaatgattgcattttttttttttttctggcagtgATGCTAACTTCTGACAGTTTGCTAAGCAGTGGAAATCGGGTAGTAAGCAAAAGTCTCTGCAAGACAGAGATTCCTacaaaatagtctttatttttccaaTGGATACTGGCTACTCTTATAGGAACCAATTCCAAGAACAACTTCACTGAAGCAAGCCTCCCCTGAAACTGAAATCACAAGACTCATTCACTGAAACCTCTAAGGCTTTTCTTCTACCTCTGTCCAGTGGAGGCTAAACCTCTGGGTCTCCTAGTTTATCTCCATTCCACAGGCTGAATTTGGACAAGCAAACTAGTTATAGTAACCTATATTCGGACAGGATAGAGTGAAAATATGAATATGAGTGAACACCCCAATTAGGAGATTTAGCAGcaaataacaataatattaaaaacagttTCTTAAGCATCCaaataatctgatttttcttAGAGTTAATCAGAAAATTCCTAGACATGTGAGGTACAACTGGAAAACTTTGGATGAATTTTAACTCATACTGAGCATTTACCACTGtaatttctcccattttgagaaCTGCCTTGGTGATTACATATTGCCTTCCCTAATGATCTTGTCACAGAAAATTACCTATCAAAGACCCAGGCAGAGTCCCATGTACACTGGTCAGATTTTACACTGCCTTCCATACATTTCTTCGCCCTTCTTCTCTCTGTGATTACCTGTCAATTCTAGATTTACAAATAAACCAAGAGTCCAGAACAATTTCGGTCTGTTTCTCTTATCAGTGATGGTGACTAGAAACTCCAACACCCGAAACAAAATCTGAGCAAGCTCAAAAGCCAAAATCCATTTAGAAAAGAACACTTCCGGAGATCTCTGGTTGGTAGGTGGGAGTTTATAAGTTCTGATCTCATTTTAAAACTCTGAACACACTTCACAGCAGGCTCTGAGAGTAAGGAAAATGAGACTAATCTAGTCAGGAGACTTTCAGATCATCAACAGGACATCCATTTTAATACCCACCACAGCTAAATGCATTTTACCCATCCATTcatgcactcattcattcatttagtttcCCATATTTACTGCAACTCCATTAAGTTAGGAGCTGCATCTTAATCAACTGCTTAAGATATCTGCAAAGAATAAAGTAACACTTACTTTCCAGTAATAAACTGACTCCTGGACGGTGTGCAAATAGGCTGGACATAGTAGTTCTCCAGTTTAACTCCTTCGGCAGCAAGCTTGTCAAGAGTGGGAGTCTTTATCTCTGATCCATGGTAACCCACATCTCTAAATCCCTGATCATCCGCTAGGATGAAAATGAGATGGGGCTGGGACACGGCGGTTACGCGGGGCTCCAGTCTCTCTCCAGTTTGAGCTCGCAAagccccttcttcctcctcctccaagccCTGGCCCCAGGACAGGTAACCATAAGTGAGGAGGCTGAGAACCCAGAAGCCTGCCAGCGCCCCCATGGCTAGCATCTTTCTGGGCCAGACCCAGGTCTGTGGAGAAGGTGGCGGAGGCAGAGGCCCCGCGCAGCCCCTGGGGGCCATTCACTCTGGTCCCAGCTGAGACTCCAAAGCAGAGCAACGCACCCCGCGCCGCCGCTGGCGCACACATGCACGCAGGAGGAACAGACTCTACAGGCGGTGGAGGGGCTCCACCTGGAAAGAAGTCCTGTCCTCTCGGCTGTCCCCACGTCCAACAACTTTAATCTTCTAGAAGTGGTGGCTTAAGGGATGGGACGTGTGGGAAAACAAGGAGTCGCTTTTCTCCATCAAATTGCACTTCCCCCCCTCCTCACTCCCCAAAGTAgcttccacacacaaaaaaatcaaagcCTCCACCCAAAAGTTcccaagaggaaaacaaaaaaaatcaagtaaggAACTGAGAATCACCTTGGGCAGGAACTACTCGTGGCCAGAACTTTTCGCCCTCGAGGTTAGGAGTTGAGGACGGTCTCGAGGAGGAGTTGAGAGGCGCGCGCACTGATGGATGTGGGATCGGCCGTCGGTCCAGCAGTCCGCTCAGCTGGAAAGTGCTGGGAAGCTGAACCGCCGATAAAAAGCACCAACCCAGGCAGATAAGGAGCTGCAGGCAGTGAACCGGCTTCCGGATCACTTTCTCCACTCTTTCAGGGCTCTCTGTTGCTCTTTCCTCTCCCAGGCGCTTGCCAATCTCCCAGACACTCACCAGGCggccaaaggagaaaaaaaacacccCCTTAATCGATCTCCCTCCACCGTTGACCACCCCTTCTTTGTAGGAACGTCTCCTCGGCCCAGGAGCGCACGGGGACGCAAATCGGTCCCCGACCCCGCGCCTGCTCCGCGCCAAGCCCCTTGGTCCCCGCGGGGTTGGCGCACCCGCGGAAGCGCTGCGAGCTGCGTGCGTTTGGTCAGCGAACCAACTTAGTTTTGGCACTCGGAGTTCTTTGCTGCCtccaccctcttctctctccactgAATCACAGAACCGTACTTTCTGCTTCAGCTCCcccaggaagagggggaggggtgAAGTCGGTTTAGAGGTTCGATCTTGCCTTTTTCCCTTCCGGGAGGAGGATGGAAGAGGTAGGGGAGGATCTGCCAGAGAGACAGTGCTGCTCGCTGCTTGAGCCCTGCGGGATCCTGGGCTACAGCTGCCCTGGGTCTCCAGGAGGATTGCCTTCCATCCTCCCGAGAGGGGAAGACGGCTGCGGGAATGGGGAAGAGGGAAGCAGGCGCTTTTCCTCCAGGGTCTGCAAATCAACATCCCGCTCACCCATCCCGAATGCTGCGCCTGCAAACTTTTCCTAGCTTCTGGAGGGAGTGAGAAAGGAAGAGCAGGAGAAACAACAAAGTGCGCAGATACTCTcttttctggttttcctttactcgcctccccctcccccaattttTCCTACTTCTTTTATCCCcgcccctctctcttttttcccaaaCAGTCGCGACTACAAGTTGAATTTCCTTTGGCTATTGCTGGCCTTTACAGTCTGACTTCCTGATTAGCGTCTCTCTACGTGAAGAGACTGAAATCGCCTTCTCCTTCCATCTCCCCAAACTTACCCACAGCTGTCTCCAGCCAAGAacttggagaggaagaagagttGCAAGTTTCACCCCCAGGAATCACGAGACCGGTCTGCACTCCTGCGGTAAAGAAACCACCATTTCCCATCTAGAAATTCGGGGaactctgccccctcccccccactttTTTATAACTGGGAAGTAAAACAAAAGCTTGTCTTGATTGTGAAGATACGCCTGCTTTTACTAGAGTTGTGTTCTTAAAGCCCTGCTCCAAGACAGGAAGGGGATTTATAGTATCTAATGGGGAGGCAATCAATTCCAGTAGCCACTGAGACATACTTTCCCCCTCCCCAAAGTTATTTGttgggcacctactatgtgctggcaCATAAAATGTCAGATTCTCTTTGTTTGCTAGATATAAATCTAAGTTTTACTTagctatttctttatttttgtatatttatttattttagtgaagtataattgatttacagtgttatattcCGTCATGTTGCTAAAATTCCTGTTACGTTTCTAGGCAAAATGTGTAAAATGGAAACTTCACACCTTTGAAACTTGGTGTGCTCCATGCAGTTAATTTTGCGAACACATGTAGCCTTCCACTAGGCTGTTCTCTTCTCTGAGGCCACTCTGGTTAGTCTGTGGAGAGATGGGCAATTTTAGAAGACTGCTTGGGAATGTGATCTTAGCAAGTCTGTGAGTTAAATCACCAAATATGTAATGAGAGGACTGAGTCTTGGGAGGCTGAAAGCGCTGTGAGGTGATGCTCCCGGCTCTGTGGGCCTCATCAGGTGCTTCAGCAGAAAAGAGGCAAATGAACATTCAGGTCAATCCACTACTTTTAGTTGGGGAGAGTCAGTGATATGACACAAGAAGTGTCTATGTTGCTACTGCAAGAGGAAGGGCTATTTTCAGTGCAGATTTCAAGCAAGAGTaaataaatgttcagttcagttcagttcagtctctcagtcgtgtccgactctttgcgaccccatgaactgcagcacgtcaggcctccctgtctatcaccaactcccggtgtccacccaaacccacgtccatcgagtcagtgatgccatccaacaatctcatcctctgtcatccccttctcctcccgccctcaatctttcccagcatcagggtcttttcaaatgagtcagcttttcgcatcaggtggccaaagtattggagtttctgcttcaacatcagtccttccaatgaacacccaggatttatcttctttagaatggactggttggatctccttgcaatccaaggaagtctccagagtgttctccaacaccacagttcaaaagcatcaattcttcagcactcagctttctttatcgtccaactctcacatccatacatgactactggaaaaaccatagccttgactagacggaccttttacCAAATACCATGTACTGACCATAATACTCTATGTACtgataaatacacatacatatatgctcTGAATATTTATATAGTGTTTTACACTGTTTacctcctctccttctccaccAACCTTATGAGGAATTTACccgttcaacaaatatttgaggagTTGGGCCAGTGCTACAGGCTGGAAACATAATGGTGAACTAAGTCTGGCATAGCTTTTATtctgaaaagtgttagtcagtcatgtctgactctttgcagccccatggactgtagcacgccaggtttctctgtccgtggaattctccaggcaagaatactggagtgggtaaccattcccttctccagggatcttcccaacccagggatcaaacccaggtcttctgcattgcaggcagattctttaccctctgagtcaccagggaagccccacgtgaaagtgttagtcttcTATCTGACACTTCGAGACCCTGTAgactggactgcagcccgccaggcctctgcTCTAGTGGAACTTAAATTGTGGTGGGGAAGAAATATACTGATAAACTAATCATCACCAAACTCTAATGCCTATTATTCTGTGGTATTCTGTAAGCTATTCAGATAAGTATTCAAAAGTGAAGAAACaattcaaagaaattttaaacgAAAGAAAGGTGCCTTAGACTGGGTGTGGTTAGTGAGTAGGGTGGTACAAGAAATGACCTTCAAATTGAAGGAGATGTTACTTTGCTTGTTATCCCCTTTATGTAAAAAATTTAGACTTAGaaatctgcctgacttcaagaTCCACGTTTTTCAAAAGATATTCTTCCCACAAGTGGCTTTAAGATGTTTTCCAGCCACACAGCACAGAACACAGCTGCTAGTTGGAGAATTCTAATTCCCACACAAGGCATGCAGACAATCCACACGTAGGATGGAAAGGCAGAACTCAGCCCTAAAAAAGCCACTTCTGGAATAAACAGAACACAAAAGGAGACTAAGAATTCTTACAATTAGTAGTAAGAGCCAAGAAACAAGAATGGTCATGCCATGGCAGACCAAATGAGATGTGACTTGAAGGGTAAAATCCATCAGTTGGGTGCCCTACCCACAGTAGGGAATAGGTAAGGCTTATACCCACATCCATAAGAAAGACTTGACAATAAAATCAGAGGCAGTTGAATGGTCTAGCCTTTATTGTACCTCTACTGATATTTTAAGTACATAAACTTCACATTTCTAATTATAGGCTTGGGTTTCATGCACTCTAAGCAATAGTTCTGACATCCTCATGAAATCCAAAGTTAAAGACCCCCAGTAACTTCTAGTTCTTTTCTGAGCTGGCATTTTGGTGTTCAGGCATCAGCTTCCCTATGGAATCACATCTTAGGTTTATTTTGGCTTGGATGTGGTCACATTGCAAATATACTCCTCTagttatatatgattatataaatcatatataaaatataaaattatataaattatataaatgattatataaaaaCTAAAGGTATTATTTGATTCagtttaaaagatgagaaaagcagGATTGCTTAGAGATGAAATTAGTATGAACTGATTATTCATGCAAAACTTAATCAGGAGGTGGGACTAAAGCTAAGTCTTAAAGTATGATGgaaatttggaaaggaaaagaagaagttgaAGGACatgtaaaagaaaagagaataccGACTGGCTGAGACACATCTGGACTGGAGGAGTTTGGGAAATAATGTTAGAAAGTTCAAGTGACACCAGGTATTGAAGAgctttgaaaaggtgtgaagggCCGGAACTCGATTCCAGGGGCATCAGGAGTGATGAGGTCCTTTAAATAGGACATAGCATGATAATATATTCTATTAAATCTTACTGAGGTTATTTCTTGGATTTACAGAGACAGACTACAAATGAATTGCCTCAGTTGATAAAAGTTTGAAGAATTGTAGTTTCACCCTGAGAGTACGGAGTCTCttgaagatttttgttttagagcaagacatgaCGAAAAACATAGGAAAAGAAATCCCAGGATGTTTTTAGGGAGAGATTTTAGGGAGAAAAGCCTAGAGTCACACAACTGTCTCAATGGGTAAAATTTCTACAGTAATATATTCCTTAGGCTATGGCTATGTCCTCTGACACCATTTTCTCCTTCTGAGgaggaagatgagatggctggatggcatcactgatactATGGATATGAACTTGAACAAAATtcgggagatggggagggacagagaggcctggcatactgcagtctatggggtcacaaagagttggacacgactgggcgactgaacaacaaatggctATGTCATCTGATGGAAGATAACATTCATTCAAAGTTTAGAAGGAGTAAGTAAATCAACCAAGAAGAACACAAGGGACAAAGGAATAAGAGACATGGATATGACTTCATTTAATTGGATAATGTTAATGGAAAAGATAAGCAGGGGCAGGATCCTCATTACCAGAGAGGGGAGCTCAGAATAAGGTACCACAGTGTGGCCTGGGGCTCCTCAGTGGACATACCAAGGATATTGGATGGTCAGGGGTGAAGGGTGGAATGAAAAGTGGATATGAGGAGCCTATCTGTAAATAGAGAAGCTAAGAAAGTCACAGATGAGCAGAAAAATGGGGAGTTGCACCAGGATATCTTTGAAATACTTACATCGCTTCTCATCATAAATATGACATTTTCTGTAGCCTCCCCAGTATGGATGGACAGAATTGCCCTGACTTGCAAACACATACCCCTAaacaagattttgttttgttttgtctttgccTAGTAAGACAGCATGCCTGTTAacgctattttcttttcttctgtaggTTATTTATTTTCAGCTAAACATGTACTCAGACACTTAACAGATACagctaatttttaaatgcatctttaaaagatgtgaaaatagtCAATCCAAGGGTTTATAGACTATTACAAGATTTAAAATCCTAATTGCTGCTTGTTTCGGTTTATAAGTAAATTAAgttcttaaaaatgaagaatgtCACTAAGTTTAGACTTGAACACAAATTGTCTAAAACATGGTTGTCCTAATATAGTCATCTTCACATGGATTCCATATAATAAACTTCTTGTTGATCATTATTAACTCTTTATTAGGCCATGGATATAAGGCTACTTTgagttgtgtgtgctcagtcgctaagtcatgtctgaatcttttgcaatcctaaggactgtagcttgccaggctcctctgtccatgagatttcccaagcaagaatactggagtgggttgccatttcctcctccaggggatcttcctgacccagagagaccctgcatctcctgcattggcaggtggattcttttaccactgaaccacctgggaaacccctactTTGAGTCATGTTACAAGAAACAAAAGCTTTCTGAATCAGACCAAGTAGGATGATTAAATGCCTGGTTTAGTAATTAAGATCATTTGCTTTCTTTGAGAAAGTCTCTGTTGAAATAAGCTGTAATAATTTATAAAGATGAGACACTAATTTTCAACTTAGTAAGATTGTAgctaggcttccttggtggctcattggtaaagaatgcatctaccaatgcaggagatgcggattcgatccttgggtcaggaagatcctctggagaaggaaatggcaaaccactccagtattcttgcctgggaaattccatggacagaggcctgggaggctatggtccatgaggtcgcaaaagagcctgacacaacttaacaactaaacaacaacaaaattgtggCAACCCCAAAGCAGCAAGATTTTTGACATCAGAAACTCGGAAAAGCTGAACTCTTAAAGAAAAGatctttcttccattctgtaaACATCTTTACATGAAagcaggaagtgaagtgaaagtcactcagtcatgtccgactctttgcgcccccgtggactatacagtgcatggaattctccaggccagaatactggagtgggtagctgttcccttctccagggaatcatcccaacccaatgattgaacccagttctcctgcattgcaggaggattctttaccagctgagccatcagggaatccccaTGTGAAAGCAGACTTTTAAACAGGCTGCTTATTATGGGAAAAGATGGTAATTTCTGTaactttaaaatctgttttcattgCTTAAATTGTAAATAAACtcctatattatttatatataattttctttttagaaaaatcaatTCCTAAGCCTGGCTGTTCGTTAGAATTctctagtgattttttaaaaggaaattcccAGTTCCACCCAAAACCTAATCAAAATATCCaaagtctgaaaatatttatattggaAGAAACATTCGAGGTGCTTCTCATGTGTATTGAGTTCTGAGCACCAATGATTTGAATCTAAAgcattaaaaaagttttaatggGATTGCTTAATGGATAAGGTTGGTGAAGTTtaccaaatattaatataatgcgggagacacagCTGAAAAATAGGTGGATAAGCTTAGAGTCAGAACATCCTATGATTGAGCATCTAGTTTTTGTAATATGGCAGGAAGAAGTACAGTTGGGATGTAGCTAAACCACCAGTAtctagaaaagaagagagaagcatTAGCGGTTAAGTGGGTGATTATCTGGGACAACCATCTGTGCAGGCATTGGTGGATTCCCAGGCCAAACGTAAAGGGTGCTGACCTCCTGTGATTGAAGTGGCCTGGTGTCTTAATGGGGCTAAACAGATGTGAAATACACAGTCAAGACTAATCAGTAAGAATAACTGCTTGATTGGATATCTAAAAAGTAGCATATTCCTGATTATTAGCTTTATGAAACTATAGTAATCATATGAATTTAAGAATGTAAGAATTGATTGAAATAAAGGCTAAAAATTGTAGGAATTTGTATGATATTCAGTAGTAAAATCAATAGAAGTTGTTGGCTtgagaaaaagaatgaggaaggaaTGAAGGAGTATACCTAGTTTTGGTTTTGGAGAAGCTGAATGAATGGTGGTACCATTTATAATGACAAGAATCATGAAAGAACTAGCAGGTTTGGGGAGTGGATGGCAAAAAATTACTTCAGCGTTTTTGAATTTGAGGTCTGTGAGGATCTCAATGGAGGAGCGCAGTAGGTAGGTGAATATTTGTGTCTGGGTGCTTTCCAGGTAGCACTAATGgtgaagaacccagctgccaatacaggagacataagacacacgggtcccatccctgggtcaggaagatcctgtggaggagggcatggcaacccactccagcattcttgcctggagaatgccatggacagaggagcctggcaggctacagtccataaggtcacagagaatcagactgAAACTACttagcctgcacacacacacacacacacacacacacgcacacgcacacacacacacgcacgcacgcacgcacgcacgaacagggcaggctacagtccataaggtcacagagaatcagactgAAACTACTTAGcctgtgcgcgcgcgcgcgcgcacacacacacacacacacacacacacacacacacacacacacacacacacacgaacagggcagaccagacacacacacacacacacacacacacacacacacacacacacacacacgaacagggcagaccagacacacacacacacacacacacacacacacacacacacacacacacacacacacacacacacacacacacacacacacacacacacacacacacacacacgaacaggGCAGACCAGAAAATTTCATCCACATCTAGAGTGGGTAAAATTTCCCAGGGAAAGGTAGAAAATGGGAGTGAGAAAGGGTCTAGGACAGaactatgcttagtcgctcagtcgtgtccgaccccttgcaatcccatggactgtagccctccaggctcctctgtccatggggattctccaggcaagaatactggagtgggttgccatgccctcctccagaaggaCATAACTATACAGAACTATTTAAGGACAGGGAAGATGAATAGGGGTTCACAAGGAGACTAAGAAGTAGCAAGAGAAATACAACTGCAAAGAATGTCTTTTAATACTTTAATACTACTGTTAATCAATACTTTTAAAGTATTGATAACAAAGTaggttgaaaaataaaacaaagttttaGTCCAAAATCTATAAAGATAAACCCTAATAATCATCAAATcatatatatttcagaataaGCTAGAGGAGGTGTGTGGCATCCTTATAaagaaaagtatatatttatattagaagatgaaaaaaatagaatatatgatTTTGACTAAACTTTCTTCTAAATGAAGGCTCAAATATTGTAAAGATAGTTAAAAGCATGTACTCTGGAGCCATTCTGCCCATTTGCTAGCTgataaattacttaacctctctttgCCTCATTTTTTCGCATttgtaaaatggtaataataaaagTGCCTATTGAATATTGTGGCTTATTACTTAGCTGTTGCCAAACAATACTGCTTAACAAACCACTCCAAAACTCAATGGTTAAAAGCAGCAATAATTTAGTCTTATAATCTGTGCATCTATTGGACCAGCCTTGTTCTCAGTGTTTCCCGGCCCTCCTGGTTCCGTGGGATAGACACATATTCTTCCTACGGCAATGACTAGAACACAGGAGAACAAGCCAAGCTGGGCAAGCATATTTCTATACTCAGCTATCTCTTCCCATCCTACTCACCATGCAAATCTTATGACCCAAGTCCAGAGTCAAGGGGTAGGAAATACATCCTTCCCAGGATTAGGCCATGACAAAGCTGTGGATGATACAGGAAGAGTTGAAGAAATAGGGCCAATAATTAAATAGATCAAAgttattctgaaaattaaatgaattaatatttgaaaagcacATAGAATAATGTGACAGTTGTaa
This genomic stretch from Cervus canadensis isolate Bull #8, Minnesota chromosome 19, ASM1932006v1, whole genome shotgun sequence harbors:
- the LOC122422125 gene encoding uncharacterized protein LOC122422125, which translates into the protein MLICRPWRKSACFPLPHSRSRLPLSGGWKAILLETQGSCSPGSRRAQAASSTVSLADPPLPLPSSSRKGKRQDRTSKPTSPLPLFLGELKQKVRFCDSVEREEGGGSKELRVPKLSWFADQTHAARSASAGAPTPRGPRGLARSRRGVGDRFASPCAPGPRRRSYKEGVVNGGGRSIKGVFFFSFGRLVSVWEIGKRLGEERATESPERVEKVIRKPVHCLQLLICLGWCFLSAVQLPSTFQLSGLLDRRPIPHPSVRAPLNSSSRPSSTPNLEGEKFWPRVVPAQEL